The Miscanthus floridulus cultivar M001 chromosome 7, ASM1932011v1, whole genome shotgun sequence genome includes a region encoding these proteins:
- the LOC136465850 gene encoding serpin-Z2A-like, whose amino-acid sequence MCVFLPDAHDGLPSLVEKMASCPSFLWDHMPTERVEVRELRLPKFKLSFSSRINGVLKAMGIKAAFKPGTADLSDMLEGRTDLVLEHVFHKAVIEVNEEGTEAAASSACMMRLLCYSYRRPVNFVADHPFAFFVVEEVSGVVVFMGHVLDPTKSE is encoded by the coding sequence ATGTGCGTCTTCCTCCCGGACGCCCACGACGGCCTGCCGAGCctcgtggagaagatggcctcctgCCCCAGCTTCCTGTGGGACCACATGCCGACTGAACGCGTCGAGGTTCGCGAGTTGCGGCTGCCAAAGTTCAAGCTCTCCTTCTCCAGCAGAATCAATGGCGTTCTCAAGGCGATGGGGATCAAGGCCGCCTTTAAGCCAGGCACTGCCGACCTCTCAGACATGCTGGAGGGCAGGACTGACCTGGTGTTGGAGCATGTTTTCCACAAGGCGGTCATCGAGGTGAACGAGGAAGGCACAGAAGCAGCGGCCTCTTCTGCTTGCATGATGAGATTGCTCTGTTATAGTTATAGGCGCCCTGTCAATTTTGTCGCCGACCATCCGTTTGCGTTCTTTGTGGTGGAGGAGGTGTCTGGTGTCGTCGTCTTCATGGGACACGTTCTCGACCCAACGAAATCAGAGTAA
- the LOC136465853 gene encoding putative protein phosphatase 2C 24, whose translation MGNRMGRGEMEKHMAQTMIQIDRRIPDGLRAAFGISRTKLPLLWLPSQQDEAANFAAVLLAPRDDDGASDPMDCEEEEPEGDLRMAFASCYIKDHDEDAHFGHAEAGVIGVADGVGGYRRKGIDASAFSRALMHNAFAEVAMTAVPGTRICPRALLERAHQMTAAAHTPAASTAAIVSLAGRTLKWAYVGDSGFVVIRDGRILLRSQPQQHYFNCPYQLSSKQDSSRLADAVVGEVAAKEGDIVILGTDGLFDNVFDDEIERMVRMGTALGFAPENMAEVMAGFACEAASCADRDTPYSSLGRTQPGNAFFTGGKPDDITVTVAYIARRHHARTTSTVAATTIHAAATIHACLRRPHHAASASTSATTPPATAPPLSTKGLQLAPGPRRRPLRRLGCAAAGSPPWISPLGEGGREGGGG comes from the exons atggggaaCCGCATGGGCAGAGGAGAGATGGAGAAGCACATGGCGCAAACCATGATCCAAATCGACAGGCGGATCCCCGACGGCCTCCGCGCCGCCTTCGGCATATCCCGCACCAAGCTGCCGCTTTTGTGGTTGCCCAGCCAACAGGACGAGGCAGCAAACTTCGCCGCGGTGCTGCTCGCGCcgcgcgacgacgacggcgccagCGACCCCATGGACTGcgaagaggaggagccggaggGAGACCTGCGGATGGCGTTCGCGTCCTGCTACATAAAGGATCACGACGAGGACGCTCACTTCGGGCACGCCGAGGCCGGCGTCATTGGCGTGGCGGACGGCGTCGGCGGGTACCGCAGAAAGGGCATCGACGCGTCGGCGTTCTCCCGCGCGCTCATGCACAACGCCTTCGCGGAGGTGGCGATGACCGCCGTCCCCGGCACGCGCATCTGCCCCCGCGCGCTGCTGGAGCGAGCGCACCAGATGACGGCAGCGGCGCACACGCCCGCCGCGTCCACGGCGGCCATCGTCTCCCTCGCCGGCCGGACCCTCAAGTGGGCGTACGTCGGCGACAGCGGGTTCGTGGTGATCCGCGACGGCAGGATCCTGCTTCGGTCGCAGCCGCAGCAGCACTACTTCAACTGCCCATACCAGCTCAGCTCAAAGCAAGACAGCAGCAGGCTCGCCGACGCGGTGGTCGGCGAGGTGGCGGCGAAGGAAGGCGACATTGTAATTCTGGGTACGGACGGGCTGTTTGACAACGTGTTTGACGACGAGATCGAGCGCATGGTGCGAATGGGAACGGCGTTGGGGTTCGCGCCCGAGAACATGGCGGAGGTCATGGCGGGCTTCGCTTGCGAGGCTGCGAGCTGCGCCGACAGAGACACGCCGTACAGCTCCTTGGGCCGGACACAGCCAGGTAACGCTTTCTTCACGGGCGGCAAACCGGATGACATCACTGTAACCGTCGCCTACATT gcacgccgacaccacgcccgcaccaccagcaccgtcgccgccaccaccatccacgccgccgccaccatccacGCCTGCCTCCGCCGCCCACACCACGCCGCATCCGCCTCCACCTCCGCCACCACGCCCCCCGCAACCGCGCCGCCGCTCTCGACCAAGGGGCTGCAGCTTGCCCCTGGCCCGCGCCGCCGTCCCCTCCGCCGCCTGGGGTGCGCCGCCGCCGGGTCCCCTCCCTGGATCTCGCCgttgggggagggagggagggagggagggggtggctga
- the LOC136465854 gene encoding putative protein phosphatase 2C 24, with translation MEKHMAQTLIEIDSRIPDALRVAFGICRPSCPAILRGQQDEAANFAAVLLAPRDDGGASDPMDCDEAEPEGDLGMMFASSYIKDHDEDAHFGHAEAGVVGVADGVGGYRKKGVDASAFSRAIMHNAYAEVATAVPGTRICPRALLERAHQMTAAAHTPAASTAAIVSLAGRTLKWAYVGDSGFVVIRDGRILLRSRPQQHYFNCPYQLSSKEDSSRLAEAVVGEVAAKEGDIVILGTDGLFDNVFDDEIERMVRMGTALGFAPENMAEVMAGFACEAASCDDRDTPYSSLACRTQPGNAYFTGGKPDDITVVVVYIVSCPVRSQI, from the coding sequence ATGGAGAAGCACATGGCGCAAACTCTGATCGAGATCGACAGCCGGATCCCTGACGCCCTCCGCGTCGCCTTCGGCATATGCCGCCCCTCGTGTCCGGCGATTTTGCGCGGCCAACAGGACGAGGCAGCCAACTTCGCCGCCGTCCTGCTCGCGCcgcgcgacgacggcggcgccagCGACCCCATGGACTGCGACGAGGCGGAGCCGGAGGGAGACCTGGGGATGATGTTCGCGTCGTCCTACATAAAGGATCACGACGAGGACGCTCACTTCGGGCACGCCGAGGCCGGCGTCGTTGGCGTGGCCGACGGCGTTGGCGGGTACCGCAAGAAGGGCGTCGACGCGTCGGCGTTCTCCCGCGCAATCATGCACAACGCCTACGCGGAGGTGGCGACCGCCGTGCCCGGCACGCGCATCTGCCCCCGCGCGCTGCTGGAGCGAGCGCACCAGATGACGGCCGCGGCGCACACGCCCGCCGCGTCCACGGCGGCCATCGTCTCCCTCGCCGGCCGGACCCTCAAGTGGGCGTACGTCGGCGACAGCGGGTTCGTGGTGATCCGCGACGGCAGGATCCTGCTTCGGTCGCGGCCGCAGCAGCACTACTTCAACTGCCCCTACCAGCTCAGCTCAAAGGAAGACAGCAGCAGGCTCGCCGAAGCGGTGGTCGGCGAGGTGGCGGCGAAGGAAGGCGACATTGTGATTCTGGGTACGGACGGGCTGTTTGACAACGTGTTTGACGACGAGATCGAGCGCATGGTGCGGATGGGCACGGCGTTGGGGTTCGCGCCCGAGAACATGGCGGAGGTCATGGCGGGCTTCGCTTGCGAGGCTGCGAGCTGCGACGACAGAGACACGCCGTACAGCTCCTTGGCCTGCCGGACACAGCCAGGGAATGCTTACTTCACGGGCGGAAAGCCGGATGACATCACTGTAGTCGTCGTCTACATTGTATCATGCCCTGTCCGATCTCAAATATAG
- the LOC136467312 gene encoding putative protein phosphatase 2C 24, whose product MHAPWRPTKMRSALETLEQIQETIAEIKGRTPDVSISRFVDSVLDDSLGTEYAPSEWKSGDAGHGRRAEERSDDRRPCVPTLKMDWEACVLPLHGEDAHFGHAEAGIVGVADGVGGYRDRGVDAGAFARALMANALATAERVAKARRLLIRLFPMKVLERAYKKAAMNKTPGGSTAVILSLYGTELSWAYIGDSAFAVFRGGKIIYRSVQQQRRFNEPYQLSTRGRGGSLSEAEVGGMSTVKDGDVVVMATDGLFDNMHDWQLERAVRMGTDLGFPPKNMADIVAGIAYEISKESWGCSPFGIGYFKKYKKEWHGGKEDDITVIVAYIVSKDS is encoded by the coding sequence ATGCATGCACCATGGCGACCAACCAAGATGAGGAGCGCACTGGAGACGTTAGAGCAGATCCAGGAAACGATAGCCGAGATCAAGGGACGAACCCCCGACGTGAGCATCTCCAGGTTCGTCGACTCCGTTTTGGATGATTCGCTGGGGACCGAATACGCGCCGTCGGAGTGGAAGAGCGGTGACGCCGGTCATGGACGCCGCGCGGAGGAACGGTCTGACGACAGGCGGCCATGCGTTCCCACTCTGAAGATGGACTGGGAGGCATGCGTCCTCCCTCTGCACGGTGAGGACGCGCACTTCGGACACGCCGAAGCCGGCATCGTCGGTGTCGCGGACGGTGTCGGCGGGTACCGGGACCGAGGTGTGGACGCCGGCGCGTTCGCACGAGCTCTCATGGCGAACGCTCTGGCGACGGCGGAGCGGGTGGCCAAGGCCCGCAGGCTCCTCATCCGCCTCTTCCCGATGAAGGTGCTGGAGCGGGCGTACAAGAAAGCTGCCATGAACAAAACACCAGGGGGGTCCACGGCCGTCATCCTGTCGCTCTACGGCACGGAGCTCAGCTGGGCGTACATCGGCGACAGCGCCTTCGCCGTGTTCCGAGGCGGCAAGATCATCTACCGTTCGGTGCAGCAGCAGCGCCGCTTCAACGAGCCGTACCAGCTGAGCACCAGGGGGCGTGGAGGCAGCCTCAGCGAGGCGGAGGTGGGCGGCATGTCGACGGTGAAGGACGGCGACGTCGTAGTGATGGCGACGGACGGGCTGTTTGACAACATGCACGACTGGCAGCTCGAGCGCGCCGTGCGGATGGGCACCGACCTGGGCTTCCCGCCCAAGAACATGGCGGACATTGTCGCGGGCATCGCTTACGAGATATCGAAGGAAAGTTGGGGATGCTCGCCGTTCGGTATCGGATACTTCAAGAAATACAAGAAGGAATGGCATGGTGGAAAGGAGGACGACATTACGGTCATCGTCGCGTATATTGTCTCCAAGGATTCGTGA